Genomic segment of Truepera radiovictrix DSM 17093:
TGCTCCACGAGGGCGACAACGGCGGCGTCTACAACCTCGCGTCGGGGCGCGGCGTGAGCGTACGCGAGCTCGCCGAGCTTGTCTTGGAGCGCGCCGAGGTCACCGTCAGGCTCGAGACCGAGGCCGCGCGGGTGCGCGCGAGTGACATCCCCGAACTCGTCGGCGACGCCACGCGCGCCCGCGAGGCGGTCGGCTGGGCCCCCTCTATCCCCCTAGAGGCCACCCTCGAGGCGATGCTCGCTTTTGAGCGGGAGCGGTATGCGGCCCCTTGAGGCGGCGCGCGTCGCCATCGTTCACGACTGGCTCACGGTCTACGCGGGGGCCGAACGGGTTTTAGAGCAGATGCTGCTGGCGCTCCCGCAGGCCGACCTCTACAGCCTGGTCGACTTTGTGCCCGAGGACGCGCGCGGCTTTCTCGGCGGGCGGCGCGCCCGAACCTCGTTTCTCCAACGCCTGCCGCGCGCGCGGACGCACTACCGCAGCTATTTGCCGCTCATGCCGCTAGCGGTCGAGCAGTTCGACCTCTCGGGCTACGACCTGGTGATCTCGAGCTCGCACGCGGTCGCTAAAGGGGTCCTCACGGGCCCCGATCAGCTGCACCTATGCATTTGCTACTCGCCGATCCGCTACGCCTGGGACCTGCAGCACCAGTACCTGGAGGAGTCGGGCCTGACGCGCGGCGTCAAGGGGGCGGCGGCGCGCCTGCTGCTCCACTACGTCCGGCTCTGGGACGCGCGCACGGCAAACGGCGTGGACGACTTTATCGCCATCTCCGGCTTTATCGCGCGGCGCATCCAGAAGGTCTACCGCCGCGACGCGACGGTCATCTACCCGCCGGTCGACACGGACGGGTTTGCGCTCCGCCCCGACAAGGAGGACTTCTACCTCACCGC
This window contains:
- a CDS encoding glycosyltransferase family 4 protein; its protein translation is MRPLEAARVAIVHDWLTVYAGAERVLEQMLLALPQADLYSLVDFVPEDARGFLGGRRARTSFLQRLPRARTHYRSYLPLMPLAVEQFDLSGYDLVISSSHAVAKGVLTGPDQLHLCICYSPIRYAWDLQHQYLEESGLTRGVKGAAARLLLHYVRLWDARTANGVDDFIAISGFIARRIQKVYRRDATVIYPPVDTDGFALRPDKEDFYLTASRLVPYKKIDLIVEAFSALPDRRLVVIGDGPEMAKVRAKAGPNVQLLGYQPFSVLKDHLQRARAFVFAAEEDFGIVPLEAQACGTPVIAYGKGGSLETVRGPEAGEGATGVFFEAQTVASLQGAVRAFEAQTFSPEAARANAERFSVARFQEAFGSFVAARYRAFHGVT